The following proteins are encoded in a genomic region of Bradyrhizobium sp. SK17:
- a CDS encoding acetyl-CoA C-acetyltransferase, with product MPEAYIIDAVRTPRGIGKPGKGALSHLHPQQLAATVLGALKERNKLDTSTVDDIIWSTSTQEGKQGGDLGRMSALAAGYDINASGTTLDRFCGGGITSVNLAAASVMSGMEDCVIAGGTEMMSYQQTLAAERSKAGQPARMMGSGNPALDEIHPQSHQGVCGDAIATREGISREACDALALTSQQRAKRAIDEGRFAKSVIPVLNDDGSVALGREEFPRPETTAEGLASLKPSFEQLADFDLGNGTTFKKQIQRRYPGLEWKGVHHAGNSSGVVDGAAAVLITSKDYAEKHGLKPRGRIVAYANQGDDPTLMLNAPVPAAKKVLAKAGLTKNDIDVWEINEAFAVVAEKFIRDLDLNREKVNINGGSIALGHPIGATGSILIGTALDELERSGGRYGLVTMCAAGGMAPAIIIERL from the coding sequence ATGCCCGAAGCATACATCATCGACGCCGTCCGCACGCCGCGTGGCATCGGTAAGCCCGGCAAGGGCGCACTGTCGCACCTGCACCCGCAGCAGCTGGCAGCAACCGTGCTCGGCGCGCTCAAGGAGCGCAACAAGCTCGATACGTCGACCGTCGACGACATCATCTGGTCGACCTCGACCCAGGAAGGCAAGCAGGGCGGCGATCTCGGCCGCATGTCGGCGCTCGCGGCCGGCTACGACATCAATGCCAGCGGTACGACACTGGATCGGTTCTGTGGCGGCGGCATCACCTCGGTGAACCTCGCGGCAGCCTCTGTCATGTCGGGGATGGAAGATTGCGTCATCGCCGGTGGCACCGAGATGATGAGCTATCAGCAGACCCTCGCCGCCGAGCGCTCCAAGGCGGGCCAGCCGGCGCGGATGATGGGTTCCGGCAATCCGGCGCTCGACGAGATTCATCCGCAGTCCCACCAGGGCGTGTGCGGCGACGCCATCGCGACGCGCGAGGGGATCAGCCGCGAGGCCTGCGATGCCCTGGCACTGACCAGCCAGCAGCGCGCCAAGCGGGCGATCGACGAAGGCCGCTTCGCCAAGTCGGTGATCCCGGTCCTCAACGACGACGGCAGCGTGGCCCTCGGCCGTGAGGAATTCCCGCGTCCCGAGACCACCGCCGAAGGCTTGGCTTCGCTCAAGCCCAGCTTCGAACAGCTTGCCGATTTCGATCTCGGCAACGGCACGACCTTCAAGAAGCAGATCCAGCGCCGCTATCCGGGCCTCGAGTGGAAGGGCGTGCATCATGCCGGCAACAGCTCGGGCGTGGTGGACGGCGCCGCCGCGGTGCTGATCACGTCGAAGGACTATGCCGAGAAGCACGGCCTCAAGCCGCGCGGCCGGATCGTGGCCTATGCCAACCAGGGTGATGACCCGACGCTGATGCTGAACGCGCCGGTCCCGGCGGCCAAGAAGGTTCTCGCCAAGGCCGGCCTGACCAAGAACGACATCGATGTCTGGGAGATCAACGAGGCGTTCGCGGTCGTCGCCGAGAAGTTCATCCGCGACCTCGACCTCAATCGCGAGAAGGTCAACATCAACGGCGGCTCGATCGCGCTCGGCCATCCGATCGGCGCGACCGGATCGATCCTGATCGGCACCGCGCTCGACGAGCTCGAGCGCAGCGGCGGTCGTTATGGTCTGGTCACCATGTGCGCCGCCGGCGGCATGGCGCCCGCCATCATCATCGAACGCCTCTGA
- a CDS encoding PEPxxWA-CTERM sorting domain-containing protein, translated as MKSIVPALSLATTVLLALVGSARANQVSVDISGDVNANVATYSGGGNYPQGGTTLAINGINFNLASYPGTTNLGAVQLSPGGTTSVTFAVDIPNVGTIYTLLNSAFGAFGGVVGTITFNGSSGSDAFNLTEGTNIRDHYCCGGYNGVATNLYGTANFNTDRLDAQSFDVSNLGTLTSIVFSESNGGAYGEPFLSAITADTAVASAVPEPSSWAMMLLGFAGIGVMAYRRKQSGRRLHLA; from the coding sequence ATGAAATCAATAGTTCCCGCTCTGAGCTTGGCCACAACTGTACTTTTGGCACTGGTTGGTTCGGCTCGAGCGAATCAAGTTTCAGTCGATATCAGTGGTGACGTCAACGCCAATGTCGCCACCTATAGCGGCGGCGGAAATTACCCGCAGGGCGGCACGACACTGGCCATCAACGGCATCAACTTCAATTTGGCAAGTTACCCCGGCACGACGAACCTGGGGGCGGTGCAACTCAGCCCGGGGGGAACAACATCGGTGACGTTCGCCGTAGATATCCCCAACGTCGGAACAATCTACACGCTGCTCAACTCGGCCTTCGGTGCATTTGGCGGCGTCGTCGGGACGATCACATTCAATGGTTCAAGCGGGTCCGATGCGTTCAATCTGACGGAAGGAACCAACATCCGGGATCATTACTGTTGCGGCGGTTACAACGGCGTTGCGACCAACCTTTACGGCACCGCCAATTTCAACACTGACCGCCTCGATGCGCAAAGCTTCGATGTTTCCAACCTTGGCACGTTGACGAGCATCGTCTTTTCCGAAAGCAATGGTGGCGCGTACGGGGAGCCATTTCTGTCGGCGATTACGGCCGATACGGCGGTGGCCTCCGCTGTCCCCGAGCCTTCGAGCTGGGCGATGATGCTGCTCGGCTTTGCAGGTATTGGCGTTATGGCCTATCGGCGCAAGCAGAGCGGACGTCGGCTTCACCTCGCCTGA
- a CDS encoding hybrid sensor histidine kinase/response regulator, translating to MNVTDQAGAEVSFILPEHRSLLRTEQVAALFRNVVLNGLATATTAVLLVTALIHLGVTDAATSLAWVTCIAACVVAHLVLRWMYHRDSSSAANWRRWAWSFTAISLVEGSTWGWATVHLATAGFFEIQVLVLAVTFGVATGAIPARSSYLPSFCALFFPATFPYVLLKVGDTSQIQQISAFFMLIYIVGMGGLALNVNRNFKAAVDLRVWSIELAERFRQQKELADQANRAKSRFLAAASHDLRQPAHALSLLIGALRGIVLPAEATRLVALIESSAVTLDRLFAALLEISRLDAGVVEVRRQNLPIHPLLSRICSDYRELAATKNIALKLHACSASVFTDPVLFGDRIMRNLIANAVRYTDCGRVVVGCRRRGSLLSVEVWDTGPGIPIDQQQRIFEEFYQLENPERDRAEGLGLGLAIVRRLTDLLECRLSVMSQPGRGSCFRIDVPLASATLLEELEVPLQEPGGALARALVVVIDDELPIREAMSALLKGWGHEVVSAASVSEVLQLLAACPIKPDLVICDYRLRNYENGIEAIEKLRSEYNEIIPAVLITGDTAPDRLQEAAASGLLLLHKPVSNSKLRAAIGNLLASTKSSYLPVE from the coding sequence GGCTGGCTACGGCAACAACGGCCGTTCTTCTGGTCACGGCACTGATCCATCTCGGCGTGACGGACGCAGCGACCAGCCTGGCTTGGGTTACATGCATCGCAGCATGCGTCGTCGCGCACCTGGTTCTCCGGTGGATGTATCATCGCGACTCATCGTCCGCCGCAAACTGGCGGCGCTGGGCGTGGAGCTTCACGGCGATCAGCCTCGTGGAAGGCTCCACATGGGGATGGGCCACTGTCCATCTCGCAACAGCGGGCTTCTTCGAAATTCAGGTGCTCGTGCTCGCAGTGACGTTCGGCGTCGCTACCGGTGCGATCCCGGCGCGCAGCTCCTATCTTCCGTCGTTCTGTGCCCTGTTCTTCCCGGCCACGTTTCCTTATGTGCTGCTGAAGGTGGGAGACACCAGCCAGATTCAACAGATCAGTGCCTTCTTCATGTTGATTTACATCGTTGGGATGGGCGGGCTTGCGCTTAACGTCAACCGCAACTTCAAGGCCGCCGTCGATCTGCGGGTCTGGTCGATTGAGCTGGCTGAACGATTCCGGCAACAGAAAGAACTGGCGGATCAAGCCAATCGGGCAAAGTCCCGTTTCCTGGCTGCCGCGAGTCATGATCTGCGCCAGCCCGCGCACGCCCTCTCGCTGCTGATCGGCGCACTCCGAGGTATCGTACTGCCTGCGGAGGCGACACGGCTGGTCGCGTTGATCGAAAGTTCGGCGGTCACCCTTGATCGTCTGTTCGCCGCACTGCTCGAGATCTCGAGACTGGATGCCGGCGTCGTCGAAGTTCGCCGCCAAAACCTCCCGATCCATCCATTGCTGAGCCGGATCTGCTCCGACTATCGTGAACTGGCAGCGACCAAGAATATCGCGCTGAAGCTCCATGCATGCAGCGCCAGCGTCTTCACCGATCCTGTTCTCTTCGGTGATCGGATCATGCGCAACCTGATCGCCAATGCCGTACGCTACACCGATTGCGGTCGTGTCGTGGTGGGTTGCCGGCGCCGCGGCTCGTTGTTGTCGGTCGAGGTTTGGGACACCGGCCCGGGCATTCCGATCGACCAACAGCAAAGAATATTTGAAGAGTTCTACCAGCTGGAAAATCCAGAACGTGATCGCGCTGAGGGCCTTGGCCTTGGCCTCGCCATCGTCCGCCGCCTGACGGACTTGCTCGAGTGCAGGCTCTCCGTGATGTCGCAACCGGGCCGCGGCTCCTGCTTCCGGATCGACGTCCCCCTCGCGAGCGCGACGCTGCTGGAGGAACTGGAAGTTCCGCTTCAGGAGCCGGGCGGAGCCCTTGCTCGCGCCTTGGTGGTCGTGATCGACGACGAACTTCCGATCCGAGAGGCGATGTCCGCGCTGCTAAAGGGCTGGGGACACGAGGTTGTCTCCGCAGCTTCGGTCAGCGAGGTCTTGCAACTGCTCGCGGCTTGCCCGATCAAACCGGATCTTGTGATCTGCGATTATCGCCTGCGGAACTACGAGAACGGCATCGAGGCGATCGAGAAGCTTCGATCGGAATACAACGAGATCATTCCTGCGGTTCTGATCACGGGAGATACGGCTCCCGATCGGCTACAGGAGGCGGCCGCCAGCGGCCTTCTCTTGCTCCACAAACCGGTATCCAACAGCAAGCTTCGGGCGGCGATCGGCAATCTTCTTGCGTCGACGAAATCATCGTATCTGCCCGTGGAGTGA
- a CDS encoding Spy/CpxP family protein refolding chaperone: protein MKKVLLAGIAALTIAGSTAVYAQHRPWFHSHTRMSPEDRAAFLDARIAAVHAGLKLSADQEKLWPPVETAVRDFAKMRMDRANARMAAEKADGDKAQKPDDPVARLRERADNMAATSASLKKIADAADPLYKTLDDNQKRRLTMLTHMEGRGFGAEGWRRHRLERGMDRWERGGRDRHFDRDDGPDQERSGRL, encoded by the coding sequence ATGAAGAAAGTTCTGCTCGCCGGTATCGCGGCGCTCACGATTGCCGGTTCGACCGCGGTGTATGCCCAGCATCGTCCCTGGTTCCACAGCCATACGCGGATGAGCCCCGAGGATCGGGCCGCTTTCCTCGACGCGCGGATCGCTGCCGTTCACGCCGGGCTGAAGCTCAGCGCCGATCAGGAGAAGCTGTGGCCACCGGTCGAGACCGCGGTGCGCGACTTCGCCAAGATGCGGATGGATCGCGCCAATGCGCGGATGGCCGCCGAGAAGGCCGATGGCGACAAGGCGCAGAAGCCGGATGATCCGGTGGCGCGCCTGCGCGAACGCGCCGACAACATGGCGGCGACCTCGGCCTCGCTGAAGAAGATCGCCGATGCCGCCGATCCGCTCTACAAGACGCTCGACGACAACCAGAAGCGGCGCCTGACCATGCTCACCCACATGGAAGGCCGCGGCTTCGGCGCCGAGGGCTGGCGCCGTCACCGCCTCGAGCGCGGCATGGACCGTTGGGAGCGCGGCGGCCGCGACCGTCATTTCGACCGCGACGACGGTCCCGATCAGGAACGCTCCGGTCGGCTCTGA
- a CDS encoding TRAP transporter small permease has translation MLLKILDRLEEIIIASLMGAATLLTFVTVVHRFLVDVPLLYPYLFGINLAWSQELCIYMFIWMAKFGAAYGVRTGIHVGVDVLINRLNDYWRKRTILFGLLGGALFTAIVGTMGAKFVYELMHTDQVSPDMEIPSWIVYACIPLGSYLMCFRFLQVCWNYWWTDELPHHDASHVDGVETSKTAPVALGEA, from the coding sequence ATGCTGCTGAAGATTCTGGACCGGCTCGAGGAAATCATCATCGCGAGCCTGATGGGGGCCGCGACGCTCCTGACCTTCGTCACGGTCGTGCACCGCTTTCTGGTCGACGTTCCCTTGCTCTATCCGTATCTGTTCGGCATCAATCTCGCCTGGTCGCAGGAACTCTGCATCTACATGTTCATCTGGATGGCGAAGTTCGGCGCCGCCTATGGCGTGCGCACCGGCATCCATGTCGGCGTCGACGTCCTGATCAATCGCCTCAACGACTATTGGCGCAAGCGCACCATCCTGTTCGGCCTGCTCGGCGGTGCGCTGTTCACGGCGATCGTCGGCACCATGGGCGCCAAGTTCGTCTACGAGCTGATGCACACCGACCAGGTCTCGCCCGACATGGAGATCCCGAGCTGGATCGTCTATGCCTGCATCCCGCTCGGCTCCTATCTGATGTGCTTCCGCTTCCTGCAAGTGTGCTGGAACTACTGGTGGACCGACGAGCTGCCGCACCATGACGCCTCCCATGTCGACGGCGTCGAGACCAGCAAGACCGCGCCCGTCGCGCTCGGAGAAGCGTGA
- a CDS encoding TRAP transporter substrate-binding protein yields the protein MRKFILAAASIAALALVGPAAAQSPIVIKFSHVVASDTPKGKAADKFKELAEKYTNGKVKVEVYPNSTLYKDKEELEALQLGAVQMLAPSNSKFGPIGIREFEVFDLPYILPDLKSLRKVTDGPLGAKLLKLLDSKGMTGLAYWDNGFKQMSANKKLIAPSDYKGLKFRIQSSKVLEAQFRALGAIPQVMAFSDVYQALQTGVVDGQENTWSNIYTQKMHEVQKYATVTNHGYIGYVVIVNKKFWDGLPGDIRDELSKAMKEATEFGNNQSAKENDDALAEIKKAGKTEIISLTPEQDEAMRKAMMPVYKDVASRVGQPLIDEFLKETGRSPMN from the coding sequence ATGCGTAAATTCATTTTGGCCGCGGCGTCGATCGCGGCTTTGGCCTTGGTCGGGCCGGCTGCGGCACAGTCGCCGATCGTCATCAAGTTCAGCCACGTGGTGGCCTCGGATACGCCGAAGGGCAAGGCGGCCGACAAGTTCAAGGAACTGGCCGAGAAGTACACCAATGGCAAGGTGAAGGTCGAAGTCTATCCGAACTCGACGCTCTACAAGGACAAGGAAGAGCTCGAGGCGCTGCAACTCGGCGCGGTGCAGATGCTGGCGCCGTCGAATTCGAAGTTCGGCCCGATCGGGATCAGGGAATTCGAGGTCTTCGATCTGCCCTACATCCTTCCCGACCTGAAGTCGCTGCGCAAGGTGACCGATGGCCCGCTCGGCGCCAAGCTGCTCAAGCTGCTGGATTCCAAGGGCATGACCGGTCTGGCCTATTGGGACAACGGCTTCAAGCAGATGAGCGCCAACAAGAAGCTGATCGCGCCGTCAGACTACAAGGGCCTGAAATTCCGCATCCAGTCCTCGAAGGTGCTGGAGGCCCAGTTCCGCGCGCTCGGCGCGATCCCGCAGGTGATGGCGTTCTCGGATGTCTACCAGGCGTTGCAGACCGGCGTGGTCGACGGCCAGGAGAACACCTGGTCGAACATCTACACCCAGAAAATGCACGAGGTGCAGAAATACGCCACCGTCACCAATCACGGCTACATCGGCTATGTCGTGATCGTGAACAAGAAGTTCTGGGACGGCCTGCCGGGCGACATCCGCGACGAGCTCTCCAAGGCGATGAAGGAAGCCACCGAGTTCGGCAACAACCAGTCGGCCAAGGAGAACGACGACGCGCTTGCCGAGATCAAGAAGGCCGGCAAGACCGAGATCATCAGCCTGACGCCGGAGCAGGACGAGGCGATGCGCAAGGCGATGATGCCGGTCTACAAGGACGTTGCCTCACGCGTCGGCCAGCCGCTGATCGACGAATTCCTCAAGGAAACGGGCCGTAGCCCGATGAACTAG
- a CDS encoding TRAP transporter large permease, protein MSAALIFGLLFALMLTGMPISISLGLTVLTFLFTMTEVPIESVGLKLFSGLDNFGIMAIPFFILAGTFLTRGGVARRMIAFTTSLVGHLPGGLGLAGVAACAMFAAISGSSVATVVAIGSIMMPAMVDHGYPKRFGVGVISTSGALGILVPPSIILVLYGVSTNTSIGALFMAGIVPGVLLALMLAAVTFFVAQRNGYPKMPRATIGEQFKAFRESIWGLLLIAIVLGGIYGGVFTPTEAAAVAATYAFFITVFVYKELKLSEVPKVLLQAASMSSMLLYIITNAVLFSFLMTHEQIPQEMAAWIIDKNFSVWMFLLVVNVILLLAGNVMDPSSILLIMAPILYPLATKLGVNPVHLGILMIVNTEVGLCHPPVGLNLYIASSIAKMGISEITISVLPWLCAMLVFLGLITYVPEISLWLPRVLGMIN, encoded by the coding sequence ATGAGCGCCGCCCTTATTTTTGGACTGCTGTTTGCCCTGATGCTGACGGGCATGCCGATCTCGATCTCGCTCGGCCTGACCGTGCTCACCTTCCTGTTCACGATGACCGAGGTGCCGATCGAGAGCGTCGGCCTGAAGCTGTTTTCGGGCCTCGACAATTTCGGCATCATGGCGATCCCGTTCTTCATCCTGGCCGGCACCTTCCTGACCCGCGGCGGCGTCGCGCGGCGGATGATCGCGTTCACGACCTCATTGGTCGGGCATCTGCCCGGCGGCCTCGGGCTCGCCGGCGTCGCGGCCTGCGCGATGTTCGCGGCGATCTCGGGCTCGAGCGTCGCGACCGTGGTCGCGATCGGCTCGATCATGATGCCGGCGATGGTCGATCACGGCTATCCGAAGCGGTTCGGCGTCGGCGTGATCTCGACCTCGGGCGCGCTCGGCATCCTGGTGCCGCCCTCGATCATCCTGGTGCTCTACGGCGTCTCCACCAACACCTCGATCGGCGCGCTGTTCATGGCCGGCATCGTGCCGGGCGTCCTGCTCGCGCTGATGCTGGCCGCGGTGACCTTCTTCGTGGCGCAACGCAACGGCTATCCGAAGATGCCGCGGGCGACCATCGGCGAGCAGTTCAAGGCGTTCCGCGAAAGCATCTGGGGCCTGCTGCTGATCGCGATCGTGCTCGGCGGCATCTATGGCGGCGTCTTCACGCCGACCGAAGCCGCCGCGGTCGCCGCGACCTACGCCTTCTTCATCACCGTGTTCGTCTACAAGGAGCTGAAGCTCTCCGAGGTGCCGAAGGTGCTGCTGCAGGCGGCGAGCATGAGCTCGATGCTGCTCTACATCATCACCAACGCGGTGCTGTTCTCGTTCCTGATGACGCACGAGCAGATCCCGCAGGAGATGGCGGCCTGGATCATCGACAAGAACTTCTCGGTGTGGATGTTCCTGCTCGTCGTCAACGTCATCCTGCTGCTCGCCGGCAACGTGATGGATCCGTCCTCGATCCTATTGATCATGGCGCCCATCCTGTATCCGCTGGCGACCAAGCTCGGCGTGAACCCGGTCCATCTCGGCATCCTGATGATCGTCAACACCGAGGTCGGGCTGTGCCATCCGCCTGTCGGCCTCAACCTCTACATCGCGAGCAGTATCGCCAAGATGGGCATCTCCGAGATCACGATCTCGGTGTTGCCGTGGCTGTGCGCGATGCTGGTGTTCCTCGGCCTGATCACCTACGTGCCGGAGATCTCGCTGTGGCTGCCGCGCGTGCTCGGGATGATCAACTAA